A stretch of the Sulfolobus acidocaldarius SUSAZ genome encodes the following:
- a CDS encoding aspartate aminotransferase — MSLDNFSKGALAISGETTLLYQDIARSVQKEKGIKIVNFGIGQPDFPTFQKIRDEAKKALDGGFTAYTSAYGIDELRAKIASFLSSKYNTNISSKEVIITPGAKVSLYLAFLLYVNPGDEVIIFDPSYYSYPEVVKMLGGKPVYVKMKWREDTGFSLNLNDLENKITDKTKMIVLNNPHNPTGMVFDPKEIDQLIEIAKSKNLIVLSDEIYDYFVYEGKMRSVLEDPDWKNFSIYVNGFSKTFSMTGWRLGYVVAKESVIKKMSEIAANVYTCPTSFAQKAAVSAFDTFDDVKKMIDTFKKRRDVMYSELKKIKGIQVNKSQGAFYMFPYLGEILRKSGMSTKDFSVNLIKEKGVVTIPGEVFPLDAGKEFVRLSFAVDENVIKEGVQRMSEFINQLMRS; from the coding sequence ATGAGCTTAGATAATTTCTCTAAAGGAGCTTTAGCCATATCAGGCGAGACTACACTGTTATATCAAGATATAGCTAGGAGTGTTCAAAAGGAGAAAGGAATAAAAATCGTCAACTTTGGCATAGGTCAGCCAGATTTTCCTACATTCCAAAAGATAAGAGATGAAGCTAAAAAAGCTCTTGATGGTGGTTTTACTGCTTATACTTCAGCATATGGTATTGACGAGTTAAGAGCTAAAATAGCAAGTTTTCTCAGTAGTAAATACAATACTAATATATCCAGCAAGGAAGTTATTATAACTCCTGGAGCTAAAGTATCTTTATATCTAGCATTTCTACTGTACGTAAACCCAGGTGACGAAGTTATAATATTTGATCCTTCCTATTACTCCTATCCTGAAGTAGTCAAGATGTTAGGTGGAAAACCTGTTTATGTTAAGATGAAGTGGAGAGAAGATACAGGATTTTCCCTTAATCTCAATGATCTTGAGAACAAAATTACTGACAAAACGAAGATGATAGTACTAAATAATCCCCATAATCCTACCGGAATGGTATTTGATCCTAAAGAGATAGATCAGTTGATAGAAATAGCTAAATCTAAAAATCTGATAGTCCTATCGGACGAGATATACGACTATTTTGTTTATGAAGGGAAGATGAGAAGTGTACTCGAGGATCCAGACTGGAAAAACTTCAGCATATATGTTAATGGGTTTAGTAAAACCTTTTCCATGACTGGTTGGAGATTAGGATATGTAGTAGCTAAAGAAAGCGTAATAAAGAAAATGTCTGAGATTGCTGCTAATGTTTATACATGTCCAACAAGTTTCGCTCAAAAAGCAGCTGTGTCTGCCTTTGATACGTTTGATGACGTAAAGAAAATGATAGATACATTTAAGAAAAGAAGGGATGTGATGTATTCTGAATTAAAGAAAATTAAGGGAATACAGGTTAATAAGAGTCAGGGAGCTTTCTATATGTTTCCATATCTGGGCGAAATTCTGAGAAAGAGTGGTATGTCCACAAAAGATTTCTCTGTTAATCTAATTAAAGAAAAAGGAGTAGTAACTATTCCAGGAGAAGTGTTTCCATTAGATGCAGGTAAAGAGTTTGTAAGGTTAAGTTTTGCTGTCGACGAAAATGTTATTAAGGAAGGCGTTCAAAGAATGAGCGAGTTCATAAATCAGTTGATGAGAAGTTAA
- a CDS encoding valyl-tRNA synthetase, with amino-acid sequence MLSQDEINKKLEEWPKHYDPKGIELKWQNLWMTKEFWEKVFRFRDEDEKSPVFVIDTPPPFTSGELHMGHAYWVTISDTIGRFKRLEGYNVLLPQGWDTQGLPTELKVQYKLKIPKENRELFLKKCIEWTEDMIRSMRTAMIRLGYRAEWERFEYRTYESKYRRIIQKSLIDMHKMGLVEMREGPVYWCPKCETALAQSEVGYKEEDGVLAYILFPFVDGEGGVTIATTRPELLGATQAVAVNPDDERYKSLVGRKVKIPIFDKEISIIADKAVEMTFGTGAVMISTYGDPQDIRWQLTYRLPVYEVVDDKGKIKNTNGLLDGLTVKEARKKIIEILKEKGYLIKVEKITHNVLAHTERSDCLSPIEFLIKKQIYIKVLEWRNKLLEDYKKMKFTPQRMSYYLEEWIKNLEWDWNISRQRVYGTPIPFWYCDNGHLIPASEEVLPIDPSKVNPPIEKCPHCGLDLKPVKDVADVWVDSSVTVLYLTGFYDDKSRFTKTFPSSLRLQGTDIIRTWLFYTYYRTLALAGNIPFKEVLINGQVLGPDGTRMSKSKGNVVSPLDKVDEYGADAIRLTLLDAKIGDDFPFKWDTVKSKKLLLQKLWNAGRLSYPFIGKKKVNKPSKIHEIDKWILQEHKKFVQQSIEAYRNYDFYIVVESIYSYFWETIADEYLELIKHRLFMEDESAIYTLSRIIKDLLILLYPIAPHITEEMYERLYGDKMSITLENLPDISDLEDDREAQKLGEYIKKATSAIRTLKIQNRLAIPTPISVKIYGPDDFIAKIKIIEEDLKKTLKLIDIIYQENNEIKVELLSDHGS; translated from the coding sequence ATGTTATCTCAAGACGAGATAAACAAGAAACTTGAGGAATGGCCTAAACATTATGATCCTAAGGGGATCGAACTAAAATGGCAAAATTTATGGATGACCAAAGAGTTTTGGGAAAAAGTTTTTCGATTTAGAGACGAAGATGAAAAATCTCCTGTATTTGTAATAGATACTCCACCTCCATTTACGAGCGGAGAACTTCACATGGGTCATGCGTATTGGGTTACTATCTCAGATACCATTGGTAGGTTTAAGAGACTTGAGGGTTATAACGTTCTGTTGCCTCAAGGTTGGGATACACAGGGCTTGCCTACAGAATTAAAAGTACAATACAAACTAAAAATACCGAAAGAAAACAGAGAATTATTTCTGAAAAAATGTATAGAATGGACTGAAGATATGATAAGAAGTATGAGAACAGCAATGATCAGATTAGGATACAGAGCAGAATGGGAGAGGTTTGAATATAGAACCTACGAGAGCAAATATAGAAGAATCATACAAAAAAGTTTGATAGATATGCACAAAATGGGTTTAGTGGAAATGAGAGAAGGACCGGTCTATTGGTGCCCTAAATGTGAAACAGCGTTAGCACAAAGTGAAGTAGGATACAAAGAAGAAGATGGAGTATTAGCTTACATACTTTTCCCATTTGTAGATGGTGAAGGAGGAGTTACTATAGCTACGACTAGACCAGAACTGTTAGGAGCAACTCAAGCAGTGGCTGTAAACCCTGATGATGAAAGATATAAGTCTTTAGTAGGCAGAAAAGTCAAAATACCGATCTTTGACAAGGAAATCAGTATAATTGCAGATAAGGCTGTTGAGATGACATTTGGAACTGGAGCTGTAATGATAAGTACATACGGAGATCCTCAGGATATCCGTTGGCAATTAACGTATAGGTTACCTGTTTATGAAGTCGTAGATGATAAGGGAAAGATCAAAAATACTAACGGGTTGCTGGATGGATTAACAGTTAAAGAGGCTAGGAAAAAAATTATTGAAATATTAAAAGAAAAAGGTTATCTGATAAAAGTAGAGAAAATAACTCATAATGTTTTGGCTCATACGGAAAGAAGTGATTGTTTATCTCCCATAGAGTTCTTGATAAAGAAGCAAATCTACATAAAAGTATTAGAGTGGAGGAATAAACTGCTAGAAGATTATAAGAAAATGAAATTTACCCCACAGAGAATGAGCTATTACCTTGAGGAATGGATAAAAAATCTTGAATGGGACTGGAACATTAGTAGACAAAGAGTCTACGGTACACCAATACCATTCTGGTATTGTGATAATGGGCATTTAATACCTGCCTCAGAGGAAGTGCTACCAATAGATCCCAGTAAAGTAAATCCACCCATAGAGAAATGCCCACATTGTGGATTAGATTTAAAACCTGTTAAAGATGTTGCTGATGTCTGGGTAGACTCCAGTGTTACAGTATTGTATTTGACAGGATTTTATGATGATAAAAGTAGATTTACAAAGACATTTCCATCGTCCTTGAGACTGCAGGGCACTGATATAATAAGAACATGGTTATTTTATACCTATTATAGGACTCTAGCCCTTGCAGGGAACATACCTTTCAAAGAAGTCTTAATTAACGGTCAAGTTTTAGGACCAGACGGAACAAGAATGAGTAAGAGTAAGGGTAATGTAGTTAGTCCCTTAGATAAGGTTGACGAGTATGGAGCTGATGCAATAAGGTTAACATTACTTGATGCGAAAATAGGAGACGACTTCCCATTTAAATGGGATACTGTAAAATCTAAAAAGCTACTACTTCAGAAGCTATGGAATGCAGGTAGATTATCTTATCCATTCATAGGTAAAAAGAAGGTAAACAAACCAAGTAAAATACATGAAATAGATAAATGGATCCTTCAGGAACATAAGAAATTTGTACAGCAATCTATAGAGGCATATAGAAACTATGACTTCTACATTGTGGTTGAGTCCATATATTCTTATTTCTGGGAAACTATTGCAGATGAGTACTTAGAACTAATAAAACACAGGTTATTTATGGAGGATGAGTCAGCAATATATACATTAAGCAGAATAATCAAAGACCTACTTATCTTACTATATCCTATTGCTCCCCACATAACTGAAGAAATGTACGAAAGACTTTACGGTGATAAGATGAGTATAACCCTAGAGAACTTACCTGATATAAGTGATTTAGAGGATGATAGAGAAGCACAGAAATTAGGAGAATATATCAAAAAAGCAACTTCAGCAATAAGGACACTTAAAATACAAAATAGGTTAGCTATACCTACTCCAATTTCGGTTAAAATTTATGGACCTGATGATTTCATTGCAAAAATAAAAATAATAGAAGAAGATCTAAAGAAAACCTTGAAATTAATTGATATTATTTATCAAGAAAATAATGAAATAAAAGTAGAGCTATTATCAGACCATGGGAGTTAA
- a CDS encoding dehydrogenase, producing MLKIAILGGGVSGSLLAYLIKKYTNNYVKIFDIKDRYIKPCGDIVPNVFEPPNSWPRKYDIKRFAFYLDGERVYDIQYRSTKWIVIDKWKWINDMRKEVDFSYVGNFNGKEFDMTIDSKGPYDLDRKVVYTTRVLLKTDKFDDEAVIEFNTKYTGFYWIFPSEDGVYNIGAGFIEDKNSRDLTLKYIKEKLGDREYKIMDIRGAPISISPIHETNYKIGEARGLLFPLSGEGIRPSAISAVKAFEAIKNGKDFNKYLSEELKKIHDAISVQHMFLKLYLNSSLSLRKQFLRLFFKNEILIDAYLEDKITFEGIAESVRSIKGGSLLRKL from the coding sequence GTGCTTAAAATTGCAATATTAGGTGGAGGAGTCTCAGGATCATTATTAGCTTATCTCATTAAAAAATATACCAATAATTATGTTAAGATTTTTGATATCAAAGATAGGTACATAAAGCCTTGTGGAGATATCGTACCTAATGTTTTCGAACCTCCTAATTCGTGGCCTAGGAAGTACGATATAAAGAGGTTCGCATTTTATCTAGATGGCGAGAGAGTTTACGACATTCAGTATAGGAGTACTAAATGGATAGTAATTGATAAGTGGAAATGGATCAATGATATGAGGAAAGAAGTGGATTTCTCGTATGTTGGTAATTTTAATGGAAAAGAGTTTGATATGACAATAGACTCAAAAGGTCCATACGATTTAGATAGAAAAGTTGTTTACACAACCAGAGTTCTTCTTAAAACCGATAAATTTGATGATGAGGCAGTAATTGAATTTAATACGAAATACACTGGATTTTATTGGATATTTCCATCTGAAGACGGAGTTTATAACATAGGTGCAGGTTTCATTGAAGATAAAAATTCTAGAGATTTAACGTTAAAATATATAAAAGAGAAATTGGGTGATAGGGAATACAAAATAATGGATATAAGAGGTGCCCCAATATCGATTTCTCCTATTCATGAAACGAATTATAAGATAGGAGAAGCTAGGGGTTTGTTATTCCCATTGAGTGGTGAAGGAATAAGACCTTCTGCAATTTCAGCAGTAAAAGCGTTTGAGGCTATTAAGAATGGGAAAGATTTTAACAAATATCTATCAGAAGAACTTAAAAAAATACATGACGCAATTTCTGTTCAACACATGTTTCTAAAGTTATATCTTAACTCATCGCTTTCTCTAAGGAAGCAATTTTTAAGATTGTTTTTTAAGAACGAGATTCTAATAGATGCATATCTAGAGGATAAAATAACTTTTGAGGGGATAGCAGAATCTGTGAGGTCGATAAAAGGTGGAAGTTTACTTAGAAAACTCTAG
- a CDS encoding malto-oligosyltrehalose synthase codes for MISATYRLQLNKNFNFGDVVDNLWYFNDLGISHLYLSPVLMASPGSNHGYDVIDHSRINDELGGEKEYRRLIETAHTVGLGIIQDIVPNHMAVNSLNWRLMDVLKMGKKSKYYTYFDFFAEDDKIRLPILGEDLDTVISKGLLKIVKDGDEYFLEYFKWRLPLTEVGNDIYDTLQKQNYALTSWKNPPSYRRFFDVNTLIGVNVEKDHVFQESHSKILDLYVDGYRIDHIDGLYDPEKYINDLRSIIKNKIIIVEKILGFQEELKLNSDGTTGYDFLNYSNLLFNFNQEIMDSIYENFTAEKISITETIKRIKAQIIDELFSYEVKRLASQLGISYEILRDYLSCIDVYRTYANQIVKECDKTNEIEEATKRNPEAYTKLQQYMPAVYAKAYEDTFLFRYNRLISINEVGSDLRYYKISPDQFHVFNQKRRGKITLNATSTHDTKFSEDVRMKISALSEFPEEWKNKVEEWHSIINPKVSRNDEYRYYQVLVGSFYEGFSNDFKERIKQHMIKSVREAKINTSWRNQNKEYENKVMELVEETFTNKEFIKSFMKFESKIRRIGMIKSLSLVALKIMSTGVPDFYQGTEIWRYLLTDPDNRVPVDFKKLRAILEKSKKFEKNMLESMDDARIKMYLTYKLLSLRKQLAEDFLKGEYRGLDLEEGLCGFIRFNKILVIIKTKGSVNYKLKLEEGVSYTDVLTGEEIKREVQINELPRILLRM; via the coding sequence GTGATATCAGCAACCTACAGATTACAGTTAAATAAGAATTTTAATTTTGGTGACGTAGTCGATAACCTATGGTATTTTAACGATTTAGGGATTTCCCATCTCTATCTCTCTCCTGTATTAATGGCTTCGCCAGGAAGTAACCATGGGTACGATGTAATAGATCATTCAAGGATAAACGATGAACTTGGAGGAGAGAAAGAATACAGGAGATTAATAGAGACAGCTCATACTGTTGGATTAGGTATTATACAGGACATAGTACCAAATCACATGGCTGTAAATTCTCTGAATTGGCGACTAATGGATGTATTGAAAATGGGTAAAAAGAGTAAATATTATACGTATTTCGACTTTTTCGCGGAAGATGATAAGATACGATTACCTATACTGGGAGAAGATTTAGATACAGTAATAAGTAAAGGTTTATTAAAGATAGTAAAAGATGGAGATGAATATTTCCTAGAATATTTCAAATGGAGACTTCCTCTAACAGAGGTTGGAAATGATATATACGACACTTTACAAAAACAAAATTATGCCCTAACGTCTTGGAAAAATCCTCCTAGCTATAGACGGTTCTTCGATGTTAATACTTTGATAGGAGTAAATGTCGAAAAAGATCACGTGTTTCAAGAGTCCCATTCAAAGATCTTAGATTTATATGTTGATGGCTATAGAATAGATCACATTGATGGATTATATGATCCTGAGAAATATATTAATGACCTGAGGTCAATAATTAAAAATAAGATAATTATCGTAGAAAAAATTCTGGGATTTCAGGAGGAATTAAAATTAAATTCAGATGGGACTACAGGATATGACTTCTTAAATTACTCCAACTTACTGTTTAATTTTAATCAAGAGATAATGGACAGTATATACGAGAATTTCACGGCGGAGAAAATATCTATAACTGAAACTATAAAGAGGATAAAAGCGCAAATAATTGATGAGCTATTTAGTTATGAAGTTAAAAGATTAGCATCACAACTAGGAATTAGTTATGAAATATTGAGAGACTACCTTTCTTGTATAGATGTGTATAGAACTTATGCTAATCAGATTGTAAAAGAGTGTGATAAGACCAATGAGATAGAGGAAGCAACCAAAAGAAATCCAGAGGCTTATACTAAATTACAACAATATATGCCAGCAGTATACGCTAAAGCTTATGAAGATACTTTCCTCTTTAGATACAATAGATTAATATCCATAAATGAGGTTGGAAGCGATTTACGATATTATAAGATATCGCCTGATCAGTTTCATGTATTTAACCAAAAACGAAGAGGAAAAATCACACTAAATGCCACTAGCACACATGATACTAAGTTCAGTGAAGATGTAAGGATGAAAATAAGTGCATTAAGTGAATTTCCTGAAGAATGGAAAAATAAGGTAGAGGAATGGCATAGTATCATAAATCCAAAAGTATCAAGAAATGATGAATATAGATATTATCAGGTTTTAGTGGGAAGTTTTTATGAGGGATTCTCTAATGATTTTAAGGAGAGAATAAAGCAACATATGATAAAAAGTGTCAGAGAAGCTAAGATAAATACCTCATGGAGAAATCAAAATAAAGAATATGAAAATAAGGTAATGGAATTAGTGGAAGAAACTTTTACCAATAAGGAATTCATTAAAAGTTTCATGAAATTTGAAAGTAAGATAAGAAGAATAGGAATGATCAAGAGCTTATCCTTGGTCGCATTAAAAATTATGTCAACTGGTGTACCTGATTTTTATCAGGGAACAGAAATATGGCGATATTTACTTACAGATCCTGATAACAGAGTCCCAGTGGATTTTAAGAAATTACGCGCAATATTAGAAAAATCAAAAAAATTTGAAAAAAATATGTTAGAGTCTATGGATGATGCAAGAATTAAGATGTATTTAACATATAAGCTTTTATCCCTAAGAAAGCAGTTAGCTGAGGATTTTTTAAAGGGCGAGTATAGGGGATTAGATCTAGAAGAAGGACTATGTGGGTTTATTAGGTTTAACAAAATTTTGGTCATAATAAAAACCAAGGGAAGTGTCAATTACAAACTAAAACTTGAAGAGGGAGTAAGCTACACAGATGTATTGACCGGAGAAGAAATTAAAAGAGAGGTACAGATTAATGAGCTACCTAGGATACTACTTAGAATGTAA
- a CDS encoding glycogen debranching protein, with product MRDRPLKPGEPYPLGATWIEEEDGVNFVLFSENATKVELLTYSQTRQDEPKEIIELRQRTGDLWHIFVPGLRPGQLYGYRVYGPYKPEEGLRFNPNKVLIDPYAKAINGLLLWDDSVFGYKIGDQNQDLSFDERKDDKFIPKGVIINPYFDWEDEHFFFRRKMPFKDSIIYETHLKGITKLRQDLPENVRGTFLGLASDTMIDYLKDLGITTVEIMPIQQFVDERFIVDKGLKNYWGYNPINYFSPECRYSSSGCLGNQVIEFKKLVNSLHNAGLEVIIDVVYNHTAEGNHLGPTLSFKGIDNSSYYMLDPKNKRYYIDFTGTGNTLNLSHPRVLQLVLDSLRYWVLEMHVDGFRFDLASALARQLYSVNMLSTFFVAIQQDPILSQVKLIAEPWDVGPGGYQVGNFPYLWAEWNGKYRDTIRRFWRGDPVPYEELANRLLGSPDLYAGSNKTPFASINYITSHDGFTLQDLVSYNQKHNEANKLNNEDGINENYSWNCGVEGETNDSNILYCREKQRRNFMITLFVSQGIPMILGGDEIGRTQKGNNNAFCQDNEISWYDWNLDENRVRFHDFIRRLINFYKAHPIFRRARYFQGKKLHGSPLKDVTWLKPDGNEVDDSVWKSPTNYIIYILEGSAIDEINYYGERIADDTFLIILNGASSNLKIKIPHGKWELVLHPYPHEPSDDKKVIENNKEVEIDGKTALIYRRIEFQ from the coding sequence ATGAGAGATCGACCATTAAAGCCTGGTGAACCTTATCCTTTAGGAGCAACCTGGATAGAGGAAGAAGATGGGGTTAATTTTGTGCTATTCTCTGAGAACGCCACAAAAGTAGAACTGTTAACGTATTCTCAGACTAGACAAGATGAGCCAAAGGAAATAATAGAACTTAGACAGAGAACAGGAGATCTCTGGCATATTTTTGTACCTGGTTTAAGACCAGGTCAGTTGTATGGGTACAGGGTGTATGGTCCCTATAAACCAGAGGAAGGGTTAAGGTTTAATCCTAATAAAGTACTGATAGATCCTTATGCAAAAGCTATAAATGGATTATTACTATGGGATGATTCGGTCTTTGGATATAAAATTGGAGATCAGAACCAAGATCTCAGTTTCGATGAGAGAAAAGACGATAAATTTATACCTAAAGGGGTCATAATAAATCCTTATTTTGATTGGGAGGACGAGCATTTCTTCTTCAGAAGAAAGATGCCTTTTAAGGATAGTATAATTTATGAGACACATTTAAAAGGAATAACTAAATTAAGGCAAGATTTACCGGAGAACGTTAGAGGCACTTTTTTGGGTTTAGCATCAGATACTATGATTGATTACCTCAAAGATTTAGGAATTACAACCGTTGAGATAATGCCTATTCAGCAATTTGTAGATGAGAGATTCATTGTCGATAAAGGGTTAAAGAACTACTGGGGTTACAATCCGATAAATTATTTCTCTCCTGAATGTAGATACTCAAGCTCAGGCTGTTTAGGAAATCAGGTCATTGAATTTAAGAAGTTAGTAAATTCTTTACATAACGCTGGGTTAGAGGTAATAATAGACGTTGTATATAACCATACAGCAGAAGGAAACCATCTTGGACCCACTTTGAGTTTCAAAGGAATAGATAATAGTTCGTATTACATGCTGGACCCTAAAAATAAACGTTATTATATTGACTTCACAGGAACAGGGAATACACTTAATTTATCTCATCCAAGAGTTTTGCAATTGGTTTTAGATAGTTTACGCTATTGGGTTCTTGAGATGCATGTAGATGGTTTCAGATTTGATCTCGCATCTGCCCTAGCAAGACAACTATATAGCGTGAATATGTTATCGACTTTCTTTGTTGCTATACAACAGGATCCTATCTTATCACAAGTTAAGCTAATAGCGGAGCCATGGGATGTAGGACCTGGCGGTTATCAAGTAGGTAATTTTCCATATCTATGGGCTGAATGGAATGGTAAATATAGGGATACAATAAGAAGATTCTGGAGAGGGGATCCGGTACCTTATGAGGAGTTAGCAAACAGGTTATTAGGATCTCCTGACCTTTATGCAGGTAGTAATAAAACTCCTTTTGCCAGTATAAATTACATTACTTCTCACGACGGCTTTACATTACAAGATTTAGTGAGTTATAATCAGAAGCATAATGAGGCTAATAAACTGAACAATGAAGATGGAATTAATGAAAATTATAGCTGGAATTGTGGAGTAGAAGGAGAAACTAACGATTCTAATATTCTTTATTGTAGAGAAAAACAAAGACGAAATTTTATGATAACATTATTTGTTAGCCAAGGTATACCAATGATTTTAGGGGGAGACGAAATAGGAAGAACACAAAAAGGCAACAATAATGCTTTTTGTCAGGATAACGAGATAAGTTGGTATGATTGGAACCTTGATGAGAATCGTGTAAGGTTTCATGATTTTATAAGGAGACTTATCAATTTTTATAAAGCCCATCCCATATTTAGGAGGGCTAGATATTTTCAGGGTAAGAAGTTACATGGTTCCCCGTTAAAGGATGTGACGTGGCTAAAACCCGATGGCAATGAAGTTGATGATTCGGTATGGAAATCTCCAACAAATTATATTATTTATATATTAGAGGGTAGTGCTATCGATGAAATAAATTATTATGGAGAAAGGATAGCTGATGACACTTTTCTAATTATTCTAAACGGAGCAAGCAGTAATCTTAAGATAAAAATACCTCATGGAAAATGGGAGTTAGTGTTACATCCTTATCCACATGAGCCATCTGACGATAAAAAGGTAATAGAAAACAACAAAGAAGTAGAAATAGATGGAAAGACTGCACTAATTTACAGGAGGATAGAATTCCAGTGA
- a CDS encoding malto-oligosyltrehalose trehalohydrolase, translating into MFSFGGNLEKNKGIFKLWAPYVNNVKLKLSKKLIPMEKNDEGFFEVEIDDVEENLTYSFVIEDKREIPDPASRYQPLGVHDKSQLIKTDYQILDLGKLKIEDLIIYELHVGTFSPEGNFKGVIEKLDYLKDLGITGIELMPVAQFPGNRDWGYDGVFLYAVQNTYGGPWELAKLVNEAHKRGISVILDVVYNHIGPEGNYLLGLGPYFSDRYKTPWGLTFNFDDRGCDQVRKFILENVEYWFKTYKIDGLRLDAVHAIFDNSPKHILQEIAEKAHQLGKFVIAESDLNDPKIVKDDCGYKIDAQWVDDFHHAVHAFITKEKDYYYQDFGRIEDIEKTFKDVFVYDGKYSRYRGRTHGAPVGDLPPCKFVVFIQNHDQVGNRGNGERLSMLTDKKTYLMAATLYILSPYIPLIFMGEEYYETNPFLFFSDFSDPVLIKGVREGRLKENNQTIDPQSEEAFLKSKLSWKIDEEVLDYYKQLINIRKRYNNCKRIKEVRREGNSITLIMEKIGIIASFDDTVISSKITGSLLIGRGFPKTLKKDELIKVSRGVGVYQLE; encoded by the coding sequence ATGTTTTCGTTCGGTGGAAATCTTGAAAAGAATAAAGGGATCTTTAAGTTATGGGCACCTTACGTTAATAATGTTAAGCTGAAGTTAAGTAAAAAACTTATTCCAATGGAAAAAAATGATGAGGGATTTTTCGAAGTAGAAATAGACGATGTAGAGGAAAATTTAACCTATTCTTTCGTTATAGAAGACAAGAGAGAGATACCTGATCCCGCTTCACGATATCAACCTTTAGGAGTTCACGATAAATCGCAACTTATAAAAACAGATTATCAGATTCTTGATCTTGGAAAATTAAAAATAGAAGACCTAATAATATATGAACTCCATGTGGGTACTTTTTCTCCAGAAGGAAATTTCAAAGGGGTAATAGAAAAGTTGGATTACCTCAAAGATCTAGGAATCACAGGAATTGAACTGATGCCTGTGGCACAATTTCCAGGGAATAGAGATTGGGGATATGATGGTGTTTTTCTATATGCAGTTCAAAATACCTATGGTGGACCATGGGAATTGGCTAAGCTAGTAAACGAGGCGCATAAAAGGGGAATATCCGTAATTTTGGATGTTGTATATAATCATATAGGTCCTGAGGGAAATTACCTCTTAGGATTAGGTCCTTATTTTTCAGATAGATATAAAACTCCATGGGGATTGACATTTAATTTCGATGATAGGGGATGTGATCAAGTTAGAAAATTCATTTTAGAAAATGTTGAGTATTGGTTTAAGACCTACAAAATCGATGGCTTGAGACTTGATGCGGTTCATGCAATTTTTGATAATTCACCTAAACATATCCTTCAAGAGATAGCTGAAAAAGCCCATCAATTAGGAAAATTTGTTATTGCTGAAAGTGATTTAAATGATCCCAAAATAGTAAAAGATGATTGTGGATATAAAATAGATGCTCAATGGGTTGACGACTTCCACCATGCAGTTCATGCATTCATAACAAAAGAAAAAGATTATTATTATCAGGATTTTGGAAGGATAGAAGATATAGAGAAAACTTTTAAGGATGTTTTTGTTTATGACGGAAAATATTCTAGATATAGAGGAAGAACCCATGGTGCGCCTGTAGGTGATCTTCCACCATGTAAATTTGTAGTTTTCATACAAAATCATGATCAAGTAGGAAATAGAGGAAATGGGGAAAGACTTTCCATGTTAACCGATAAAAAAACATACCTTATGGCAGCCACACTATATATACTCTCACCGTATATACCGCTAATATTTATGGGCGAGGAGTACTATGAGACAAATCCTTTTCTCTTCTTCTCTGATTTCTCAGATCCCGTATTAATTAAGGGTGTTAGAGAAGGTAGATTAAAGGAAAATAATCAAACGATAGATCCACAATCTGAGGAAGCATTCTTGAAGAGCAAACTTTCATGGAAAATTGACGAGGAAGTTTTAGATTATTATAAACAACTGATAAATATCAGAAAGAGATACAATAATTGTAAAAGGATAAAGGAAGTTAGGAGAGAAGGGAACTCTATTACTTTGATCATGGAAAAAATAGGAATAATTGCATCATTTGATGATACTGTAATTAGTTCTAAAATTACAGGTAGTTTACTTATAGGCAGAGGATTTCCAAAAACATTGAAAAAAGATGAATTAATTAAGGTTAGTAGAGGTGTTGGGGTATATCAATTAGAATGA